From Haloglomus litoreum, the proteins below share one genomic window:
- a CDS encoding SpoVR family protein, producing the protein MSQPDRIAQQRIAEGLEEPVREASNLARKLGLDPFPVNYWIVDYDDMNELIAYGGFQTRYPHWRWGMQYDRQQKQGQFMGGKAFEIVNNDNPAHAFLQESNSLADQKAVITHVEAHSDFFKNNEWFGLFAKDPDAAAMLERHAETIREYMEDPEIDRDDVEAWIDHVLCLEDNVDQHRAFVPAETRGGDAEDIEAEVVAERLDELNLSDEVRDQVFDEEWLAAQEDDEEVRFPAEPEKDILAFLWNHGKAYDEDAGKAVEMTEWQRDVLELLRKEAYYFAPQKMTKVMNEGWAAYWESKMMTDEAFAGDDEFLSYADHMAAVLGSPGLNPYKLGLQLWNYVENTTNRREVVEKLLRVEGVTWRNFDDTVDLDHVRDLLEPEPWLVDVVGHLDDLDPEDPRVDADALAAAREGEVDVQRYPWKVLTYEGLTQRHYSLVKPAFRGFLKRISQSELERIARYLFDTDRYDSVDEAVADVDRAAGWDRMREIRESHNDVTFLDEFLTQEFVDDNDYFTYEYTHTTQDYRVTSTDYRDVKKKLMLRFTNFGKPTIAVEDGNYENRNELLLAHQYNGVMLDIRQAQQTLERVFQLWGRPVNLKTIVKEVDEHDIEVARRRDREPEPEEVGKLLRYDGTEFSVEDLPWEEVEDIAATDVDYDTKPDEWLA; encoded by the coding sequence ATGAGCCAGCCGGACCGCATCGCACAGCAGCGCATCGCCGAGGGACTCGAGGAGCCAGTCCGCGAGGCGTCGAACCTCGCACGTAAGCTGGGCCTGGACCCGTTCCCGGTCAACTACTGGATCGTCGACTACGACGACATGAACGAGCTCATCGCCTACGGCGGGTTCCAGACCCGGTACCCGCACTGGCGGTGGGGGATGCAGTACGACCGCCAGCAGAAACAGGGCCAGTTCATGGGCGGCAAGGCCTTCGAGATCGTCAACAACGACAACCCGGCCCACGCCTTCCTGCAGGAGTCCAACAGCCTCGCGGACCAGAAGGCCGTCATCACGCACGTCGAGGCCCACTCCGACTTCTTCAAGAACAACGAGTGGTTCGGCCTGTTCGCGAAGGACCCCGACGCGGCGGCGATGCTCGAACGCCACGCCGAGACCATCCGGGAGTACATGGAGGACCCGGAGATCGACCGCGACGACGTCGAGGCGTGGATCGACCACGTCCTGTGTCTGGAGGACAACGTCGACCAGCACCGGGCGTTCGTCCCGGCCGAGACGCGCGGCGGCGACGCCGAGGACATCGAGGCGGAGGTCGTCGCCGAGCGGCTCGACGAGCTGAACCTCTCCGACGAGGTCCGCGACCAGGTGTTCGACGAGGAGTGGCTCGCGGCCCAGGAGGACGACGAGGAGGTCCGCTTCCCGGCCGAACCGGAGAAGGACATCCTCGCGTTCCTCTGGAACCACGGGAAGGCCTACGACGAGGACGCGGGGAAGGCCGTGGAGATGACCGAGTGGCAGCGCGACGTGCTCGAACTCCTCCGGAAGGAGGCCTACTACTTCGCCCCGCAGAAGATGACGAAGGTGATGAACGAGGGGTGGGCCGCCTACTGGGAGTCGAAGATGATGACCGACGAGGCGTTCGCCGGCGACGACGAGTTCCTCTCGTACGCCGACCACATGGCCGCCGTCCTGGGCTCACCGGGCCTCAACCCGTACAAGCTGGGGCTGCAGCTCTGGAACTACGTCGAGAACACGACCAACCGACGCGAGGTCGTCGAGAAGCTCCTCCGGGTCGAGGGGGTCACCTGGCGGAACTTCGACGACACGGTCGACCTCGACCACGTGCGGGACCTGCTCGAACCCGAGCCGTGGCTGGTCGACGTGGTCGGCCACCTCGACGACCTCGACCCCGAGGACCCGCGCGTGGACGCCGACGCGCTCGCAGCCGCCCGTGAGGGCGAGGTCGACGTCCAGCGCTACCCGTGGAAGGTCCTCACCTACGAGGGCCTGACCCAGCGCCACTACTCGCTGGTGAAGCCGGCGTTCCGGGGCTTCCTCAAGCGCATCAGCCAGTCGGAGCTGGAGCGCATCGCGCGCTACCTGTTCGACACCGACCGCTACGACTCCGTCGACGAGGCGGTGGCGGACGTCGACCGCGCGGCCGGCTGGGACCGGATGCGCGAGATCCGCGAGTCCCACAACGACGTGACCTTCCTCGACGAGTTCCTCACCCAGGAGTTCGTCGACGACAACGACTACTTCACCTACGAGTACACGCACACGACCCAGGACTACCGCGTCACGTCGACGGACTACCGCGACGTGAAGAAGAAGCTGATGCTGCGGTTCACCAACTTCGGCAAGCCCACCATCGCCGTCGAGGACGGCAACTACGAGAACCGCAACGAGCTGCTGCTGGCCCACCAGTACAACGGCGTGATGCTGGACATCCGACAGGCCCAGCAGACGCTGGAGCGCGTGTTCCAGCTCTGGGGGCGCCCGGTCAACCTGAAGACCATCGTCAAGGAGGTCGACGAGCACGACATCGAGGTGGCGCGGCGGCGCGACCGCGAGCCCGAGCCCGAGGAGGTCGGCAAGCTCCTCCGGTACGACGGCACGGAGTTCTCCGTCGAGGACCTCCCGTGGGAGGAGGTCGAGGACATCGCCGCCACGGACGTCGACTACGACACGAAACCCGACGAGTGGCTGGCCTGA
- a CDS encoding DUF7344 domain-containing protein yields the protein MSEGSTATVEPDAPTEMEPSDIHDILRNDRRRLTIKNLQEHPDGTMGVRELSEAIAALETGEDPPPSDKRQSVYVSLHQTHLPKLEEFGIVSYDSDEKTVCLEERVREVEVYMEVVPRYGLSWGEFYFGLGLLGTLTTIAVLLGVPGVEALGVTVTATVFFVILMLSATYHVYAQQDRILFQRFRKE from the coding sequence GTGTCCGAGGGTAGCACCGCAACAGTGGAACCCGATGCCCCGACGGAGATGGAGCCGAGCGACATCCACGACATCCTCCGGAACGACCGGCGCCGGCTCACCATCAAGAACCTGCAGGAGCATCCGGATGGGACGATGGGCGTCCGCGAGCTGTCGGAGGCCATCGCCGCGCTGGAGACCGGTGAGGACCCCCCGCCGAGCGACAAGCGCCAGTCGGTCTACGTCTCGCTCCACCAGACCCACCTGCCCAAACTGGAGGAGTTCGGCATCGTCTCCTACGATTCGGACGAGAAGACGGTCTGCCTGGAGGAGCGGGTCCGGGAGGTCGAGGTCTACATGGAGGTCGTCCCCCGGTACGGGCTGTCCTGGGGCGAGTTCTACTTCGGCCTGGGACTGCTCGGGACCCTCACCACCATCGCCGTCCTGCTGGGCGTGCCGGGCGTCGAGGCGCTCGGCGTGACCGTCACCGCCACCGTCTTCTTCGTCATCCTGATGCTGTCGGCGACCTACCACGTCTACGCCCAGCAGGACCGCATCCTGTTCCAGCGGTTCCGGAAGGAGTAG
- a CDS encoding secondary thiamine-phosphate synthase enzyme YjbQ, whose product MRESFTVETDDRLQAIDITDRVERALPDDADGPVTVRSRHTTAGIVVNEAERRLLADIEAFLDDVVADEGWRHDEIDDNADSHLRALLCGGSETVPARDGVLDLGTWQSVLLVECDGPRTRTVELLR is encoded by the coding sequence ATGCGCGAGTCGTTCACCGTCGAGACCGACGACCGCCTGCAAGCTATCGACATCACCGACCGGGTCGAGCGGGCCCTGCCCGACGACGCCGACGGCCCCGTCACGGTCCGTTCGAGACACACCACGGCCGGGATCGTCGTCAACGAGGCCGAGCGGCGACTCCTGGCCGATATCGAGGCCTTCCTCGACGACGTCGTCGCGGACGAGGGGTGGCGCCACGACGAGATCGACGACAACGCCGATTCGCACCTGCGCGCGCTCCTCTGTGGCGGGTCCGAGACGGTCCCGGCGCGTGATGGGGTCCTGGACCTGGGTACGTGGCAGTCGGTCCTGCTGGTCGAGTGTGACGGCCCCCGGACCCGGACGGTCGAACTGCTGCGGTGA
- a CDS encoding DASH family cryptochrome, whose amino-acid sequence MSETAVVWFRDDLRVHDNETLVEAVRAADEVVPLYVFDEREHAGAGMFDRPKKGARWGRFRREAVLDLRESLRDLGGELLVRHGDPRAVVPAVAETLDADTVHLQTKPATEELADEHAVKSLLAERDVGVERHWTHTLYHVDDLPTPYTDIQDTFTPWRKEVEREAAVRDSLPAPETVPTPDLGEAGDAAVPTLADLGHDPDEATADDRGVLAFEGGETAALERLEDYVWTGDHLRNYKETRNGLLGADYSSKFSAWLAHGCLSPRYVHAEVDRYEDERVSNEDTYWLVFELLWRDFFQFQFLKHGADFFAPNGIRDVRKEWRRDEEAREAFERWAAGETGVPFVDANMRELNATGYMSNRGRQNVASFLADAMGVDWRLGAAYFESRLVDYDVASNWGNWAYQAGVGNDSRDNYFDVLGQAERYDPGAEYVTHWLPELAGLPAEYAHRPWRLSEAEQAEYGVDLGRDYPAPLFDVEARYRNL is encoded by the coding sequence ATGTCCGAGACAGCCGTGGTCTGGTTCCGCGACGACCTGCGGGTCCACGACAACGAGACGCTGGTCGAGGCGGTGCGGGCCGCCGACGAGGTGGTGCCGCTGTACGTCTTCGACGAGCGCGAGCACGCCGGGGCCGGGATGTTCGACCGTCCGAAGAAAGGGGCCCGCTGGGGTCGTTTCCGCCGGGAGGCCGTCCTGGACCTGCGCGAGTCGCTGCGTGACCTGGGCGGGGAACTGCTCGTCCGCCACGGTGACCCACGGGCGGTCGTGCCCGCCGTGGCGGAGACGCTGGACGCCGATACGGTCCACCTGCAGACGAAGCCGGCCACGGAGGAACTCGCGGACGAGCACGCCGTGAAGTCGTTGCTCGCAGAGCGTGACGTCGGCGTGGAGCGCCACTGGACCCACACGCTCTACCACGTCGACGACCTGCCGACGCCGTACACGGATATCCAGGATACCTTCACGCCTTGGCGCAAGGAGGTCGAGCGCGAGGCGGCCGTCCGGGACTCCCTCCCGGCACCCGAGACGGTCCCGACGCCGGACCTCGGCGAGGCCGGCGACGCCGCGGTCCCGACGCTCGCCGACCTGGGTCACGACCCGGACGAGGCGACCGCCGACGACCGCGGCGTCCTGGCGTTCGAGGGCGGGGAGACGGCGGCGCTGGAGCGACTCGAGGACTACGTCTGGACCGGCGACCACCTCCGGAACTACAAGGAGACGCGCAACGGCCTCCTCGGGGCCGACTACTCATCGAAGTTCTCGGCGTGGCTGGCTCACGGCTGTCTCTCACCCCGGTACGTCCACGCCGAGGTCGACCGCTACGAGGACGAGCGCGTCTCGAACGAGGACACGTACTGGCTCGTCTTCGAGCTGCTGTGGCGCGATTTCTTCCAGTTCCAGTTCCTCAAGCACGGCGCCGACTTCTTCGCACCGAACGGCATCCGCGACGTACGGAAGGAGTGGCGCCGTGACGAGGAGGCCCGCGAGGCCTTCGAGCGCTGGGCCGCCGGGGAGACGGGCGTGCCGTTCGTCGATGCCAACATGCGCGAACTGAACGCGACCGGCTATATGTCGAACCGTGGGCGCCAGAACGTCGCCTCCTTCCTCGCGGACGCGATGGGGGTGGACTGGCGGCTCGGGGCAGCCTACTTCGAGTCCCGGCTGGTGGACTACGACGTGGCCTCGAACTGGGGGAACTGGGCCTACCAGGCCGGCGTCGGCAACGACTCCCGGGACAACTACTTCGACGTGCTCGGGCAGGCCGAGCGCTACGACCCCGGCGCCGAGTACGTCACCCACTGGCTGCCGGAACTGGCGGGACTCCCGGCAGAGTACGCCCACCGGCCGTGGCGGCTATCCGAGGCCGAGCAGGCCGAGTACGGGGTGGACCTCGGCCGTGACTATCCGGCCCCCCTCTTCGACGTCGAGGCGCGGTACCGGAACCTCTGA
- a CDS encoding helix-turn-helix domain-containing protein yields MATREDAAMRYFDFTLTPEDGTIHPVDALIAETPGVKREALMHVNALGDGTGVMLYRLRGEPDDLAAVLEESEEVLAYDMMNVRGERFHCYVHVPPGEPAGSLMTLAQRYALMIDTPLEFTDRGGLRTTLVGTHEMLRQALDQIPDDVQVTVEQVGQYTPERGDMLSMLTDRQLEVFRTAVDLGYYEIPRRATHEDIAENLGCAPSTVDEHLRKAESRVLSTLVTG; encoded by the coding sequence GTGGCAACCCGCGAGGACGCCGCCATGAGATACTTCGACTTCACCCTGACTCCGGAGGACGGGACCATCCACCCCGTGGACGCGCTCATCGCGGAGACGCCGGGCGTCAAGCGGGAGGCCCTCATGCACGTCAACGCGCTGGGCGACGGGACCGGGGTGATGCTGTACCGGCTCCGGGGCGAGCCCGACGACCTCGCGGCCGTCCTCGAGGAGTCCGAGGAGGTACTCGCCTACGACATGATGAACGTCCGCGGCGAGCGGTTCCACTGCTACGTCCACGTCCCGCCGGGCGAGCCGGCGGGGTCGCTGATGACGCTCGCCCAGCGCTACGCGCTCATGATCGACACCCCCCTGGAGTTCACGGACCGGGGCGGCCTCCGGACGACGCTGGTCGGCACCCACGAGATGCTGCGGCAGGCACTCGACCAGATCCCCGACGACGTCCAGGTCACGGTCGAGCAGGTCGGGCAGTACACCCCCGAGCGCGGCGACATGCTCTCCATGCTCACCGACCGTCAGCTGGAGGTCTTCCGGACGGCCGTGGACCTCGGCTACTACGAGATCCCCCGCCGCGCCACCCACGAGGACATCGCCGAGAACCTGGGCTGTGCCCCCTCGACCGTCGACGAGCACCTCCGGAAGGCAGAGTCGCGCGTGCTGTCGACGCTAGTCACCGGATAG
- a CDS encoding DUF5305 domain-containing protein, with amino-acid sequence MAGNSGDDGTSEVADDDGPGGTLGTSTRGPATPGYRTRLAIRDRSQPLLALFVLLVLLGGGLTYTTHVDPGTHVETRTVSTWESTAAWSHEARVTRSNPVFTRGTTLSDRPVYFMSIAPRLEGTFRYGYTASDRGNLSTDVTTTLVLRSVGEQEGEQVEYWRVTEPLGPPSSARLSPGERLRTPFEMNVSAVQQRVDRIEARLGGTPGETEARVLARVRATGTVNGQSVSRFTEHAVTVELDEGTYQVTDSETSRTRQNTTRELTVRNSYGPLRRLGSPLVLLVGAVGVVGLAGAGATGRLDVPDDARERLTFEADRREFDDWITPGTVALPERPDARIEVDSLEGLVDVAIDTDNRVIEDLEQGGYLVLDDERTYRFDPPPEPRWRGVEAVASGDDGRADAEESEADGDENE; translated from the coding sequence ATGGCTGGGAACAGCGGTGACGACGGCACGTCGGAGGTGGCCGACGATGACGGGCCAGGGGGCACGCTGGGGACGTCCACACGGGGGCCCGCCACCCCCGGGTATCGGACCCGTCTGGCCATCCGCGACCGGTCCCAGCCGCTCCTCGCGCTGTTCGTGCTGCTCGTCCTCCTCGGCGGCGGCCTCACGTACACGACACACGTCGACCCCGGGACGCACGTCGAGACCCGGACCGTCTCGACCTGGGAGTCGACGGCGGCCTGGAGTCACGAGGCCCGGGTGACGCGCTCGAACCCGGTGTTCACCCGGGGGACGACGCTCTCGGACCGGCCCGTCTACTTCATGTCCATCGCACCGCGCCTGGAGGGGACCTTCAGATACGGATACACCGCCTCGGATCGTGGGAACCTCTCCACGGACGTGACGACGACGCTGGTACTGCGGTCGGTGGGCGAGCAGGAGGGTGAACAGGTGGAGTACTGGCGGGTGACGGAGCCGCTCGGCCCGCCCAGCTCGGCGCGACTCTCCCCCGGAGAGCGACTCCGCACACCGTTTGAGATGAACGTCTCCGCCGTCCAGCAGCGCGTCGACCGCATCGAGGCACGGCTCGGGGGGACGCCGGGCGAGACCGAGGCAAGGGTACTCGCACGGGTCCGTGCTACCGGAACCGTGAACGGCCAGTCGGTCAGCCGGTTCACGGAGCACGCCGTCACCGTCGAGCTCGACGAGGGGACCTACCAGGTGACCGACAGCGAGACATCCCGAACGCGGCAGAACACGACCCGGGAACTGACGGTGAGGAACAGTTACGGCCCGCTCCGTCGGCTCGGGTCCCCACTGGTGCTCCTCGTCGGCGCGGTCGGGGTCGTCGGTCTCGCTGGAGCGGGGGCGACGGGTCGGCTGGACGTCCCCGACGACGCCCGGGAGCGGCTGACCTTCGAGGCCGACCGGCGGGAGTTCGACGACTGGATCACCCCGGGGACGGTGGCTCTGCCCGAGCGTCCGGACGCCCGGATCGAGGTCGATTCCCTGGAAGGACTGGTCGACGTGGCCATTGACACGGACAATCGGGTCATCGAGGACCTCGAACAGGGTGGGTACCTGGTCCTCGATGACGAGCGGACCTACCGGTTCGACCCACCGCCGGAGCCACGCTGGAGGGGTGTCGAGGCGGTAGCGTCCGGGGACGACGGGAGGGCAGACGCTGAGGAATCGGAAGCCGACGGGGACGAGAACGAGTGA
- a CDS encoding S26 family signal peptidase gives MNGRRAAWHAVRGLALVGVVALVAGSVLGQPILLSYVETGSMAPTLSAGDGFVAVPPELAGPVEEGDVVVYEAKQLNGGGLTTHRVVGKTDAGFVTKGDANPFTDQDSQEPPVTRGQIRAVALQVGGSVVVLPGLGTAVDAVTGLAGAVGQSTSGLLGTGALQVVGLVVLGCGLVLYGLETVGGETRGRERTRPGRQRAGSGRRPHVFLLLLTLVMVAPVTAAMVVPSGPTEYGIVSAETDSPAPQVVRQGTAEDRTYVVRNGGVLPVVTYLESTSQGVETPQEPMVVQGGERVNATVTLSAPPETGYYVRSITEHRYLLLLPVGLLDICHDVHPWLPILVTLGVYGGGFYLLGAALLGSGQLRRREADKGSRLSRRLRRLWG, from the coding sequence GTGAACGGTCGTCGCGCGGCGTGGCACGCGGTGCGCGGGCTCGCGCTGGTGGGGGTCGTCGCCCTCGTCGCCGGCTCGGTGCTGGGGCAGCCGATTCTGCTGAGCTACGTCGAGACAGGGAGCATGGCCCCCACACTGTCGGCTGGCGACGGGTTCGTCGCGGTGCCGCCGGAACTCGCCGGCCCCGTCGAGGAGGGGGACGTCGTCGTGTACGAGGCCAAGCAGTTGAACGGCGGCGGACTGACGACACACCGGGTCGTGGGCAAGACCGACGCCGGGTTCGTCACCAAGGGGGACGCCAACCCCTTCACGGACCAGGACAGCCAGGAGCCACCGGTGACCCGGGGACAGATCCGGGCCGTCGCGCTCCAGGTGGGCGGGAGCGTCGTCGTGCTTCCGGGGCTGGGGACGGCCGTGGACGCCGTCACCGGACTCGCCGGGGCGGTCGGGCAGTCGACCTCGGGGCTGCTCGGGACCGGGGCGCTTCAGGTCGTCGGGCTCGTCGTCCTCGGCTGCGGCCTCGTCCTCTACGGGCTCGAGACGGTCGGGGGGGAGACACGGGGCCGGGAGCGCACGCGCCCGGGTCGTCAGCGGGCCGGAAGCGGGCGCCGTCCACACGTGTTCCTCCTCCTGCTGACGCTGGTGATGGTGGCACCCGTGACCGCTGCGATGGTCGTCCCCAGCGGGCCGACCGAGTACGGCATCGTCAGTGCCGAGACGGACTCGCCGGCGCCGCAGGTCGTGCGCCAGGGGACCGCGGAGGACCGGACGTACGTCGTCAGGAACGGCGGGGTCCTGCCGGTGGTGACGTACCTCGAATCGACCAGTCAGGGGGTCGAGACGCCCCAGGAGCCGATGGTGGTCCAGGGCGGCGAGCGGGTCAACGCGACCGTGACGCTCTCCGCGCCCCCGGAGACCGGCTACTACGTCCGCAGCATAACCGAACATCGGTACCTCCTGTTGCTCCCGGTCGGGCTGCTCGACATCTGTCACGACGTCCACCCGTGGCTCCCGATACTGGTGACGCTGGGCGTCTACGGCGGGGGGTTCTATCTGCTCGGGGCGGCGCTGCTGGGCTCCGGGCAGTTGCGCCGCCGAGAGGCCGACAAGGGGAGTCGCCTCTCGCGACGCCTCCGGCGGCTGTGGGGATAA